Proteins encoded within one genomic window of [Enterobacter] lignolyticus SCF1:
- a CDS encoding DUF1479 domain-containing protein, giving the protein MALTFTHDTLPADHKAAIREMKTILRAQIGDVQAVFDKLTTHIESRLAEIDRLKAAGDPVWPVIPFADLAGGHVTEAQREAVKRRGCAVIKGHFPREQALGWDSAMLQYLDDNHFDDVYKGPGDNFFGTLTASRPEIYPIYWSQAQMQARQSDEMATVQSFLNRLWRFEADGKRWFDPDVSVIYPDRIRRRPPGTTSKGLGAHTDSGALERWLLPAYQQVFKNVFNGDIARYDPWDAAHRTDVEEYTVDNTTKCSVFRTFQGWTALSDMIPHQGLLHVVPIPEAMAYILLRPLLDDVPEDELCGVAPGRVLPVSEQWHPLLIRALTSIPALEAGDSVWWHCDVIHSVAPVADQQGWGNVMYIPAAPMCDKNRAYAHKVRAALEKGASPGDFPREDYEADWQGRFTLADLNHHGKRALGMDA; this is encoded by the coding sequence ATGGCGCTTACCTTTACCCACGACACCCTGCCCGCCGATCACAAAGCGGCGATCCGTGAAATGAAAACGATCCTGCGCGCGCAGATTGGCGACGTACAGGCGGTATTTGACAAGCTGACAACCCATATCGAATCCCGGCTGGCAGAAATCGACCGCCTGAAAGCGGCGGGTGACCCGGTATGGCCGGTGATTCCGTTTGCCGACCTCGCCGGTGGCCACGTCACCGAAGCGCAGCGCGAGGCGGTAAAACGTCGCGGATGCGCGGTTATCAAAGGCCACTTTCCCCGCGAACAGGCGCTGGGTTGGGACAGCGCTATGCTGCAGTATCTCGATGACAACCATTTTGACGATGTCTATAAAGGGCCTGGTGATAACTTTTTCGGTACCCTGACGGCATCCCGCCCGGAAATCTATCCGATCTACTGGTCCCAGGCGCAGATGCAGGCGCGACAAAGCGACGAGATGGCGACGGTGCAGTCATTCCTCAACCGCCTGTGGCGCTTCGAGGCCGACGGTAAACGGTGGTTTGACCCGGACGTCAGCGTGATTTACCCGGACCGCATCCGCCGCCGCCCGCCGGGAACCACCTCGAAAGGACTGGGCGCGCACACCGACTCCGGCGCGCTGGAACGCTGGCTGCTGCCAGCCTATCAGCAGGTGTTCAAAAACGTCTTTAACGGCGATATCGCCCGCTACGATCCGTGGGATGCCGCCCACCGCACGGACGTCGAAGAGTACACCGTGGATAACACCACCAAATGTTCGGTATTCCGCACCTTCCAGGGCTGGACAGCGCTGTCGGATATGATCCCACATCAGGGATTGCTGCACGTGGTGCCTATCCCGGAAGCGATGGCTTATATCCTGCTGCGCCCTCTGCTGGACGATGTGCCGGAGGACGAACTTTGCGGCGTGGCGCCGGGCCGCGTTCTGCCGGTTTCCGAGCAGTGGCACCCGCTGCTTATCCGCGCGCTAACCTCCATTCCGGCGCTGGAGGCGGGGGACTCGGTCTGGTGGCATTGCGACGTGATTCATTCCGTGGCGCCGGTCGCCGACCAGCAGGGCTGGGGGAATGTGATGTACATTCCGGCCGCCCCGATGTGCGATAAAAACCGGGCCTATGCCCACAAGGTCAGGGCCGCGCTGGAAAAAGGCGCGTCTCCTGGCGACTTCCCGCGCGAGGACTATGAGGCTGACTGGCAGGGGCGATTCACCCTTGCCGACCTTAACCACCACGGCAAACGTGCGTTAGGTATGGACGCTTAG